CACAGGGATCCaaggggggacacacacacaacagGGACCCAATGGAGATGCTGTGGGGACCCTGGGGACACGGTGGGGACCttacaaggatgctgtggggacAACGGGGGCCCCGTGGAGACTCcagggacattggggacaccgTGCGGagcctggggacagagtggggatgctgtggggacaCCATGGTGACCTTAGGGACATCGTGGGGACATCGCGGACCCCGGGGGGCCTACCCCAGCTGTTGGGCCACCTGGAGGGGGGTGGTCTGGAGGGCCCGGCCGGGCAGGTGCCTCCCGCCGGGTAAGGAGATGCGGATGGGGGTGCCCGGGATGGGCCGTTCCCCGCTGCTCCCATCCCCGCTCCCCTCCCGCTGCTCCGCTCGCAGCCGCTCGAACAACCGGAGCCGCTCGGGCAGGCGGGGGTCGGGCCCGGTGACctggggggaggagagagggggtATCAAAGGTCAGCAGGGGGTCACGGGAGGGGTTAAAGGGGTCCCGCGGGATCCCAGGAGGGGATCCCAGGAAGGGTTCCAGGGAGGAGGGGGTCCCGAGGGGGGTCCCAGCGCACCCGGCTCCTGCGGGGAGGTCCCGGGATGACGAGCCGGGCAGCGGCGCGGACGGACATGACAGGAGTAGCTCCGCCCCTTCCGGTGCCCCCCGGAAAACTCGGAAAGGGGCGGGGTTTAGAAAAGAACCAATCAGCGCCGAGAAGCGGGCCCCTCCCCACCAATGGGCGGGCGCGAGGGGTGGAAAGGCGGGAAGGGCGCGAGCTCCCTCAGCGGGGAAAGGCGGGAAGGACGCAACCAAGGGgatggcggggggggggggggggggggggaaacgggCACCGGGAACCCCAAAAAGTGAGGCCAAAAGGGGGAAACGGGAGCCCGGGAGGGGAAAAACGGAGACCGAAAAGGGGCTTAATGGCCCCCGAGCCCCTCGCAGCCCGCAGAGGTTGGGGGAGGCGAAGAAGCCCCCCCGAGAAGCGCGGGACCCCCTCAGAGCTGTGGTAACGTAGACCCCGCCTGAAGCCCCCTCAGGGCTGAGGtaactcccccccccccagttcaAAGCGCAGGCGACACAAGAAAGGCTCCGCCAccacctgggttttttttggtaatttttatgtatatttaaCCCTACACCTTTATCAAACATATATGATGGATTCtagcaactaaaaaaaaaaaaatcaaacaaacaaacaaacaaaaaaaacccccatcaaaataaaataaatcaagtaAAATTCCAACTTCATATAAAAGCCACTGTGGGGCTCCGTCTGTGAAGGATGCGAGATGGGATTAAAAAGTGAttgttaattattattatatacaCACACGTAGAAAGTCAACAGTGTTcccaggggagagaaaaaaacaagctgggaggggaagggggggggggaacaacaaaataataacaaaataaaagatttttcacGCTGGGGGTGGGTAGGGACCCCTCCTCGCTGGGAGATCGTGGTAGGGTTGGGGTTTGGGTGGGTTATTGAggaatttttgccttttttggggggatttttgcctttttggggtattttttttttttttttgccagctggAGGGGGGAGCGGCGCCCGTCGCTGCAGAGAAAGGCACAGGAGGGGTCAGGGGGGGCTCTGCTGCCGCTCGGACCCTTCACCCCTCTGTGGCAGCAGGTGGGTTGatgggctaaaaaaaaaaaaaaacaaaaaaaaaaagcaaaaaaaaccatcccgacctttttttttttcttttttttttttttctctttaaactCCCGAGTTTCTATTCTGGGagcattgcttttttttttgggttaaAACGttgggttttctcttttttttttttttgttccaagtCTCGCGCCGACTGGGTGGGTTGGGGAAGAGAAATTgggagggcgggggggggaaacaaataaaaattatttaatttaggAGAAATTtgagaaggttctggggagggcagggggagtTAAAGGGCGGGGAagccgaaaaaaaaaaaaacggggaaaaaaaaaaaaaaaaaaaggaaaaaaaaccaagtgaAAGCTGCTCTGGACAGCATCCGGGTGCCTTTGCTCAGGAGCTGGGCATCTGCTTCAGTacctgggggggaaaaaggggcGTTTGGGGGCAAAAAAAGGTGCCCCCCCCCTGCCGAAGGGGGGTCGGGGTCGTTTGAGACTATGGAAGGGGTCTCTGAAGGGCTCTCGGGGTCTGAAATCAGCGCGGGGGGTCCTGACCAACACCCCGCCCCGGTTCCCCGCTCCGTCTCGGTGAGCTgggccaccccctccccccatgCCTcgacctcccccccccccggcaccccccaactgctccctggggagggggctgagccCCACGGCCTCACGGGCGCGGGGGGCCGCGGGGTCCCGGGCTTGGGGAGCTCCTTCCCGCCCGACGAAATGCTCCTTGATCGTCCCTTGGTGGATGGTCGGGTGCTCCATGGGGGACGgcgggggggctgtggggaaggggaCCCCCGGGTGGTCCCCGGCCGAGGGGGGTTGGGTGGGGAAAGGGACCCCTGGGTGGTCCCCGGGGAcggggggaggcgggggggtggggaaagggaCCCCCGGGTGCTCGATGGAGGGAGGCGGGGGGACGCCGTGGGGCAGGGCGAGGGGAGCGGCGGAGGGGTCCTTGGAGAAGGGGTTGGGGTGCTCCACCCCCGGCATGCGGGGAGGGACCGGGTGGTCCCTGGGGAAGAGGCCGCCGTGGTCCTTGGCAGCGGGCGGGGGGCCGGCGGGCGGGGGTCCCACCGGGTCCCCCCGGGGAAAGGGAGTCCCGTGCtccaggggaggaggaggggcgAGAGGAGGGGGCGGCGGAGGCGGGGGGATGCGGTGCTCGAAAGCGGGGTTGAAACTGTTGGTTCGGAAGTTGTTGACGCTCTccgggaaggggggggggacgACGTGCTCCTTGtaagggggtggggggaagccCCCCATGCCCGGCAGCTCCGAGGCGCCCGTGGGGCCGTTGTCGAAggtgccgccgccgccgccgcccaTCTCGAACCAACCCGAGGCGCGGTTGGCCTCGCGCCCGTGGCCTCGGTTGCCTTTGCCCAAGACTCGGATGGACTCCACCGTCTGGATGGGTTCTCCCGacatccccccacccctgctggaggaggaggaggaggaggaggaggaggaagaagcgTTGTGGTAACCCAAGGTCTCGATGGGAGCCCCTTTTTCCTCGGTGCTGTCGGGTAAGTCCAAGCAAGAGGAGGAGACCCTGGTCTCGATGCGGTGGTAGTGCTCCTCCTGAGGTTGAGGGTCTCCCTTGGCAGCACCCAATAAATTCCCCGCCTCGCCGGAGCTGGTTTTGGAAATCTGCCCAAAATGTTTCTCCTCGGAGGGTTTCCGAGAGGCGTTTTTCAGCATGTTCTTAAACTCCATGGTGGACGTGGCGGAAATGGAAGAACCCAAAGGTTTTTCTGCCGACGCTCGAGCGGCGGCGGGGCTGGAGAGGGGGTTTGGAGAATTAAAAAGGGAACGGTGGGGAAGGGAGTGAGGAGAATCCGGGTATTGCTTCTGCGAGAGGCCGGAGTGCACCACGGCTTTGGCCAAATTGTTGTGGTTGGAATCCGGGGTGAAAAACACCTCGTTCTTGCCGGGAGAAGGAGAACCGTCGGCCGTGGAATCCTTCCCGCGGAGGCCGTAGCTCCCGTAGAGCCCTGGGGAGGAGGCCAGGGGGTCGCAGCTCTCGCCCTGCTCCAGGATGGACCTCATGGATTGAGGGAAGGAAGATTTGACACCGAATTCTTGAGCTCTTTGCCCGTAGCTGGACAGCACCGGTTGGTAGTCGGCGGCTTCCGCGAGTTTGCTCGATTTGAGGATCGACTTGGTGGgtttcttctccaggttgaGCATGGCCGAGGGCGGCGGCCCCGAGTAATCGAAGTCCCGGTAATCTTCATCTTCTTGGAAAGAAGTGTCAGGGTAAAACTTCTCCTGAGAGGAGTCCATCAAAGAGGAAGGGATCTCCATGCTGTCTGCAGGAGGTTTGTACCGGCCGGCCGGAGAGTCCCTGCCCAGGCCGAAGGCTCGGTAGGTGTGCACGGAATTGGGAAGTTCCTGGGAATATCCATCATCCCGGCTCTGAAGAGGTgacctggtgctgctgggagtaGAAGAACCCGGGCTCATAATTTTGGAGAGCAAGGAGATGGTGTCAACGTTGCTGGAGGTGGGTTTGTCCATCATCTCGTCCTGGGTGGGGGTCCCGCTCCGCTCGTCGCGCACCGGCGTCCCGTCCACATTGTCCATGGAAGTGCTGGTGGGAGCGCGCTGGAAGTCGGAAGCGTGGCTTTCCGTGGCCATGGTGGATCCCAAGCTGCTGAGGATGGGAATATTCAAGTTGAGGCCGCTGAAGCCCGGGTTGCCCTTCAGGAAATTGTGGATCTTCATCTCCAAGCTGGGAGACGGAGGTTCCGCCTCCAACTTGGGTTTCGAGATTTCCGCGGATGGAGCCAGGGAGGTTTCCGTCGGCAAAAGGGAAGAAGGGCTGGGAGGGTGGGAAGTGGGAAATCCCAAGGAATTGCTCGGTGGcttaaaagcagagctggagaggcCCCCTGGGGCGTGGGCAACGGGAGCTTTGTTGACTGAAGTTGAGGAAACCTCAGCGGTCGAGGAGTTTGGAGAAAACCCAAAAGTTTTGGCTACGAAAGGCTGGGAGTTGGCAGGGAGgttcctccccttcccaccagGAATTGTGGTGTTGGCTGGGGAGGCTGCCATGCTCTGTGATGCTGTTTCACTCGACTGCACAGTGTTTCCAGCCACGCTCTGGAGGAGGGATGACAaacctggaagaaaaaggaggtggGTGTTGAGAAACtccaggaagagggaaagggaaaactttaaaatgcttttgtcaAGTGGTTCCCACCAACAATTTTGGTGCTTTAGGTGAGAAAACGATTTGGTTTCGTGGCACTAGGAGCCAGCAAAAGGCAAAATGCTTGCCAGAGGCTCAGGTTGAGCAATAAATATCAATTTCAACGTTTATCTGAGGGAAATGGGTCATAATTCATCCTGGTTTTGTAGCCAGGTGCAAAAAAGACACGGATAAATGTGGGTGCTGGCATCAAACACCCCGTTAAGACCCGTAACCTGCTTGGGTACCTTGCAGAGCTGGTGCTGTCTGAGTCTGGGTTTTGGAGAGAGCAGATAAAATGCTTTCAGGAGTTATTTCCACTTTGGAGAGAATATTTGCTAAAGGGTtggaaggagcagctggagcccCCAGGCCAGGAGTCTTCAGGCCACTGCTTAGAGCTGTTGGGCTCGTTGGGGTCCCGGGAGAAGGTCTGGAGGCAGGGCTGACACCTAGGAGAGAGGCACACACCACTCACACACCTTGTTTTGCCAACAAaaagttgggatttttttttgagggaagaGGTTCTCCAGAGCTTGATGTCAACGAGCCCTCAGAACTCCTTCACCAGGTTTCTTTTGAGGCAACTGAAGCTTGGGAAGGTTTCAGCACTCACCTGTGTTCTTCATGACTGAGGTTAAACTGCTCAGAATGGAGCTGATCTTGGCCAGGTCCACGTTGGCCAAGTTGGGCAAGGCCAAGGCCGGGGTCGGCGGGGCAGGCGCCGCGCTCGCCGCTGCCTTGGGAGGAGCCGGAGGAGCCGGGGCCGGCGGCGTTGTCACCGTCACCGAAGTGGTGGCTGTGGATGGTGCCACTTTGGGGACGTTTTCACTCTTGGTGGGTGGTGGAGCTGGGACTGGGGCtgcctgcttctccttcctttcttccactgaagcagggagagggagaagaaaagaggaacCATCACTGAAGGGTTCCTCAGGGCACAGGATTCCCAACGATTCCCAACGGGTTCCTCAGCCTTAAGATGGATTCCACGAGTGGTTTGGGATCAACCACAGCCAAGATCCCAGAGAAGATCCAAGCCCAACAGCACCAAGCTGCAGGTTGGCTTCATccatcccccttccccccaagGCTTCCTCAGAAAGGGTGTTTTATCCCCAGGGAATTTTTTTACCCACTGGAAACTCAGCCTTGCCAACCCACCAATGATTTTGGAGGAATCATCCTCCACGTCGgagagctccatgtcctccaCATCCCGGTTATCTGTCACAGGTTCTGGAGAGATCATCTTCCTGCTTCCTGCCACAGGAGAGTGGGAATTGTCTTCCTCCCCCATCCCCTGGAAAGGGGACTCGGAGCCAGTTGGGGAAGGGGCATCCATGCTGGGAGAAGGGACAGGAGACTCCTCTGGATCAGGAAGCGTGGCTTTCAACTGGTCCAGCTTCTTCTTGAGGTTGCTCACTCGATTGGCAAAAGTTTTATAAGCctaaaaaatgaaaggagatGGGAGATGTTGGGAGGTGTCCAATAGAATTCCTATtttccagcctcctgcagccaccccaccagaggaagaggggagaaaacCCCATCCTTACATTTGCCACCACCTTGACCTCCTTGTACTGAGCCTCGTAGAAGATCCCCGCGTTCTCCAGGGCCTCCGTGAGTGAGGGCCCGTTCTTCACTTGCTTGTCCAACCCATTGACAAACTCTTCCAGCTTGGAACTGGCTTCCTCAAATTCTTTGGAGAACTTCTTCCCTCCTGTTTTGTCTGCAGGATGAGAAAAAGGAGGCCATGAAGTCGAGATCCCAAAAGGATCCTCAGatggggaaggggttgggaaggtCTTAAGAACAACGTGGATCTTAACAACCAATTTTTCAACCAATTGaccttctaattttttttattttttttttttaatggggtgGGTTTTGATGAGCAGGTTCAAACAACCCCAAATTTGAGGCTGAttcttggaaatttttttgaaaattcctCCAGCTGTCACGACAGGTTTGTTCCTTCCTTTGACAAGGTGAGGTTTGGGCTGCTCAACCCCTTTCTTTACCTTTTAAACATTTCAGGGTCTCAGTGCTGCACACATCCACTCTCATGGTGgaaagctgcttctctttcagctCAATCTGATCTTCTGAACGTTTGTACAGGAGCAACTCATCGATGAGAGATTGGGGCTGgggaagaacaaaaagcaaagcaaaaaaaaaaaaaaaaaaacaaaaaaaaaacacatcctCAGCACATTCCAGGGAAGAGAAACCCTCCCCGACAAACAAGGGTGCCAAGTGATTCCCAAAGCAGGGCTGGTGTGGAAACAAAACTGAGCCAATCCTGGCATTTTTAACTCCAAATCTGCAGGCTGGAGCTCAGGGAGTGGAATTCTATCAATTTCCTGGCTCTGAGGGTTGGGAAAAGTGAGTGGAgatttttcttatctttttttttttattatttatttaaacttaCACACTCCTCGTGCTCTTTTTGGGGAGCCTGATTGTGATAAATTTGTTGCCACCAACTCCTCAACCACCCTGAACATCTCCTGGGTCAGAAGCACCCCTAGAAACCTCAGAACAGGACACCTGGATTTCACAAAGCTCCCAAGAGGACAAATCTATGGAACAACCACCTGGCTTCCCACGGAGCTGCCAGTGGCCTTGAGCTCCAGAAAAACTTCAGGCCAAGCTTGAGGAGAGGGAAGAGTTCCCACTTGCAAACTTACTCTGAATTCAGCCACAATCTTGGACTTCAAAGCAGCTTTTGGGTTGGTAGAGGctgtgggaagagagaaaaaaggatgaagaaacCCAAAATACTCCAAGCTGACTGAAAGttaagaaaaagcaggaaatgagaaatgttttcagataTGTGAAGGGAAGACTGAGCTTAGGGGTTAAATTTTCCCCTCCAGATGAGGAGGAGAACATGCTGGGAAGGTCCCTGAAGGCTCTGGGAACATGGTCACATGCAACCCAGGTCAAGGAATTCTTTTATTCCTGCTTTTTAAGAACCTGCTGGAGGATCTGAGTGGCTGTGACCTCCTCCATCTCTGCCCCGGGGAAGAGAAATCCCTGCAAGGGGAATACTGTTTCCCAGGACTTTACACCTCTCCCCAAAAAAGGGCAAATAATGCTTCCAGTGAATTTCCACACCTCCAAGTAGGGGAATATCATTTCCAAGGAGTTCACTCCTCCCTAGAAGGAATATCACTTCCTAAGAGCCAGACTCAGAGCTGCCACGTGCAGCCCTTTGGCATTTCCAAGCCCCAACCACACTCCCAACTTTAAAACCTCTCCCAGCTCTACTCTGCCATCTCCCTAacagagaagggggaaggaatcCCACAGTCACAAGACCCCAAATCCATTGGGTTTGCCccaaaagaagagaaagctctgatGAGAGGCCACGTTTGGGTCAGGAAAGCAGCTCGTGGTGTTAAGGCAAGGAATCAACTTTGCCAAACTCTTTATTTATCAACCAGCTGATCCCAGGGCTCAGGAAGGGGATTTTATGGACCAGTCAAAGCTTTAggaagagatgaggaaaaaatgacTCTGCTGGAAATGCAACTCCTGCTACAAACTGCACTGCTGGATGGAAAAGACTTTTCTGCACTCCCAGGCTGCTTTTAGCTTGCTGGTGACACCAAGGCAGTGGCCACCTCCTTGCTGCCAAAGTCCTCTCTGTCTTCTCTCCACCTCTCAATATTTTAACATCAGCACCCAAGAGGTTCTacaccagctccttcctctccagaaCCTCCACTCTCATTTCCTTCCAACACCTcatggctgctcctgctctccgTGATTTCtcgaggtctcttccaacctccTGTTGGATTTTCTGGTGGTTTATTTATTAGTCCAGAAGGAATCTAAAGAGCCTGGAAGAAGCATGCTGGCTCCTGGCTGAGGCCAGATAAGGTGCCCAACTCTGGGCcagcctttcttctcttctgtgaGAAGACAAatggttttgggtttatttttttttagattagtTCAGAGAGTTCCCATGGGGGGTTCCTTACTTTGTGATTTCTTCCACGGCTTATTCGGTTGTTTGTTCAGggtttctttcagctgcttctgagtTTTGAAAGTGGTacctggaaaacatttttttttttttttttttttttttttttttttttaattggcagACTGGCATTCCTTGCCTTGAAGAACTcagggggggttggtttggtgttttggtgCCACAGGGTCAAAAACGGAACAGAAATTTGGTTTAAAACGTTTGGTTTAAACGACCAGAAATTTGGTTTAAAATCCCTCAAGCAACTTCcttggaggagctgctgggtgcccTGAGTTTCCTCAGGAATGCAGCAAGCCAGGGGGTGCTCTGCCAGGTTTAAATCAAGTTTCTCTTTGCCCTTGCACTGAGTTGaacaaaaatcacagcaaagagtgaaaagaaaggaataacAACAATTAAACACCACCACTCAGCTCCTGAGGTTGGTTTTTAACCCATCAGCATTCAACAGGCAAGCAAGACACACTGGGAAATACCTCAGTGGCAAacaatctaaaatatttttgtgctttcaAGCCAGAAAAATTGAGAAATTTCAGAACCTGACGTCTCAACATGCAACTAAAATCTTTCCACCTGGTGAAACTTCAATGTTCCTCCTGCCAGGACCCTCCACACCACCCAGGAGGGTTTCCCAAAACACCTTTTTAGCTCTTACtgaccaaaaaagcaaaaatgtggACTCACTTCCTTCAAATATCAGCTAATTCTAACTATCCTCACATATTTCCAGCTGCCACGAGTCACTGCAGAAACTTGAGGCCACTTCAAGCTCCCCTTCCAACTTCTTTCCAATGCCaaaatgagtaagaaaaaaagaaaaaccaaacccaaacacaatCCAGTTGGTAAAAGAGACTCAAAAGCAGAGCCCAGGCCACAAAGGCAAAGCCAAAACCCCCATTATTGGGGGCTGGAAGGATTCTTTTCAACTTCACATTGGGTTTCCTCACAGCTGGTGTGGAAGGATTGGGAGAAATCTTTAGGAAGGtccaaaaaaaggaagcaggCAGCACCTGGCATGGTGCAGATGGGGAAAGAAGAGATTGGGCACAAATAACTCATTGGATTTAGTTTGAGGTGAGAAATACAAAGGGTGAGGAGCTTACTCAGAGCTTCTTTGAGGGCCAGGATGGTTTCCTCAGGGTAGACATTTCTGTCCTCCCAGATTTTGAAGATTCTTTCAATAGATTTGGAAACAGAGGGATCCCTggaattgaaaaagaaaagagcaggttgggtttattggttttgttttggtttcttttgggagaaaaaagagggaaggaaaaagggggggagaaaaaggaggaaaacaggagggaagaaggaagggaagaaggaagggaagaaggaagggaagaaggaagggaagaaggaagggaagaaggaggggaagaaggaggggaagaaggaggggaagaaggaggggaagaaggaggggaagaaggaggggaagaaggaggggaagaaggaggggaagaaggaggggaagaaggaggggaagaaggaggggaagaaggaagggaagaaggaagggaagaaggaggggaagaaggaggggaagaaggaggggaagaaggaggggaagaaggaggggaagaaggaggggaagaaggaggggaagaaggaggggaagaaggagggggaaaaggagggggaaaaggagggggaaaaggagggggaaaaggagggggaaaaggagggggaaaaggagggggaaaaggagggggaaaaggagggggaaaaggagggggaaaaggagggggaaaaggagggggaaaaggagggggaaaaggagggggaaaaggagggggaaaaggagggggaaaaggagggggaaaaggagggggaaaaggagggggaaaaggagggggaaaaggagggggaaaaggagggggaaaaggagggggaaaaggagggggaaaaggaggggaaaaaggaggggaaaaaggaggggaaaaaggaggggaaaaaggaggggaaaaaggaggggaaaaaggaggggaaaaaggaggggaaaaaggaggaaagcaggagggaagaagTATTTTTGGGGTGCAAGTGACTCACTTGACCAGGGAAGCAGCCTCGGAAGCAGCCTCGGGCAGCACCTCGGCGAAGGCGTCGCGGAAAACGATGGCGTTCTTGCGTTTGCAGTTCTGGATGACATCGTTGGCCAAGTAGAAAAGGTTCAGCCGgtgaggaaaagcagctggaaaaaccaaggagaaggaggagatcACCACCCAGCTGGCAGGTACAGGGTGGTAACAACACAGAAGGGGTTTTCTTGGAGGGGGGTGAAGCGTTTTGGTCAATGAGTTGATGGGTTGGGAGTTGAAAGGGTTTAAAGTGGTCCCTAAGGTGGTGGTTTCCTCAGGGGGGTTCCACCAAACCCCACTGCACTGCAGGTTTCCTGCTGGGAAGCTCTTGGCACCTCCTCTGGTCCAGAAGCTTTGGTGGGATTAGGAAGTCCAAGGGGGAAGAGGAGACCAAAGGAAATTGAGGCTGCATGGGAAGACTCAGATGGGTTTGAGCCTCAAATGCTCCAAGGTTGGATGAGAGGAAGTTAAGAGCTTCAATCCTCACCCAATCCTCtactcctcctcttctctcccaatttccagctttttttgttgttgtataTTTTATCCTTCCCACCAAGCCATTCCAACACCAttccagctgctgccatgtcCAGGAGCCTCAGCTCCCATCTCCCAAAATCCTTCATAACAAAAACCACGACGAGCCCAAGAATTTGTCACCAGAAActgtgttgggtttgggttgtttttttttctctccaaccCCCACCCTGAAGCTGCTCAGGCAGCACCATCATCTCCCCCAGACAGAGCTGATCAAGAGCTCTATAAAATGATAGATATAAATTATAGATATAAAATTAAATCCCTCAGGATTGGAGTGGGGGCACTTTCAGctcacagaaacattttggtCAGAAAACTCTTGGCCAACAACTCCAAGCCCTGACCCAGGAGGGAAGACATGGAAAGCAACAGATTGAAATCCCACCACTTTTTCCCTGAAAGGACCAAACTCTTGCATGCAACACCTAACTCTGACTTAATAAAAGATAAGGAATCAAAAggtcctttgttttttttttcccttcatacACACTTGACATGGCCTGAGTCTCCTGCAAGAAACAGCCCAACTCAAGGGCTTCACCCTTGCTGGAGATGCAGACCTGAGCCACAAAGGAATTTCTCCCCCTCATTAAACACTGACACCTTCaccagacagggaaaaaaaaataaaaaaaataaaggaaaacccACCCCAAGCAACCCAATAACCACGGGGAGTTGCCAGCTGACAGGGGTTGCTCCAGGCTGAGATGCTTCAGGAGGAACTTGGGCAGGAGATCCTGGAGAGGGAAACCTTGGAAGGCTTCTCCTTGGGCAGGAGGAGTGGAAGGGAAAAGGGCAGCACCAAAACCTTGGTGACCCAGAGGGAAACCTTCCCCCAGGTCCTGGGTGAGGAGCTGTGATGAGAGACACCGAGGGCTTGGGAAGGAGGGTCCTGCAGGACCTCCCTGGGGCCAAAGACCTGTCAGAGGGATGAGGATTTTCCAGGAAAGGTGTGGAAGGAGGGCAGGGtcagcttctcctccccaggAGAACCTCAGGCTCTCACCTTAACTCTCCCTTATCACAAGGAGGGGGGGAACACAAATCGGGAATcgggagggaaagagaaaacaaaactctcCCCAACCTCCCAGGAGATGGAGGGCACAGCAAAAGGAAGCTCTGGGATGGGAACCTTATCTTGGTCTGGCTGCCAAGCTGACCTGAACTCCTCCTGCAAACCCTTGGGGCAGCGGGGAGATAACGCGGCCGTGTTTAGACTCCTGGAAACATTAACTTTCCCACAGAgc
Above is a window of Heliangelus exortis unplaced genomic scaffold, bHelExo1.hap1 Scaffold_281, whole genome shotgun sequence DNA encoding:
- the RPRD2 gene encoding regulation of nuclear pre-mRNA domain-containing protein 2 isoform X2, with the protein product MAAGGGGGGRASSSSSSSAVASSSSSSSSAGALEASLDRKLQAVTNTMESIQGLSSWCLENKRHHSTIVYHWMKWLRRSAFPHRLNLFYLANDVIQNCKRKNAIVFRDAFAEVLPEAASEAASLVKDPSVSKSIERIFKIWEDRNVYPEETILALKEALTSTNPKAALKSKIVAEFRPQSLIDELLLYKRSEDQIELKEKQLSTMRVDVCSTETLKCLKDKTGGKKFSKEFEEASSKLEEFVNGLDKQVKNGPSLTEALENAGIFYEAQYKEVKVVANAYKTFANRVSNLKKKLDQLKATLPDPEESPVPSPSMDAPSPTGSESPFQGMGEEDNSHSPVAGSRKMISPEPVTDNRDVEDMELSDVEDDSSKIIVEERKEKQAAPVPAPPPTKSENVPKVAPSTATTSVTVTTPPAPAPPAPPKAAASAAPAPPTPALALPNLANVDLAKISSILSSLTSVMKNTGVSPASRPSPGTPTSPTALSSGLKTPGLGAPAAPSNPLANILSKVEITPESILSALSKTQTQTAPALQGLSSLLQSVAGNTVQSSETASQSMAASPANTTIPGGKGRNLPANSQPFVAKTFGFSPNSSTAEVSSTSVNKAPVAHAPGGLSSSAFKPPSNSLGFPTSHPPSPSSLLPTETSLAPSAEISKPKLEAEPPSPSLEMKIHNFLKGNPGFSGLNLNIPILSSLGSTMATESHASDFQRAPTSTSMDNVDGTPVRDERSGTPTQDEMMDKPTSSNVDTISLLSKIMSPGSSTPSSTRSPLQSRDDGYSQELPNSVHTYRAFGLGRDSPAGRYKPPADSMEIPSSLMDSSQEKFYPDTSFQEDEDYRDFDYSGPPPSAMLNLEKKPTKSILKSSKLAEAADYQPVLSSYGQRAQEFGVKSSFPQSMRSILEQGESCDPLASSPGLYGSYGLRGKDSTADGSPSPGKNEVFFTPDSNHNNLAKAVVHSGLSQKQYPDSPHSLPHRSLFNSPNPLSSPAAARASAEKPLGSSISATSTMEFKNMLKNASRKPSEEKHFGQISKTSSGEAGNLLGAAKGDPQPQEEHYHRIETRVSSSCLDLPDSTEEKGAPIETLGYHNASSSSSSSSSSSSRGGGMSGEPIQTVESIRVLGKGNRGHGREANRASGWFEMGGGGGGTFDNGPTGASELPGMGGFPPPPYKEHVVPPPFPESVNNFRTNSFNPAFEHRIPPPPPPPPLAPPPPLEHGTPFPRGDPVGPPPAGPPPAAKDHGGLFPRDHPVPPRMPGVEHPNPFSKDPSAAPLALPHGVPPPPSIEHPGVPFPTPPPPPVPGDHPGVPFPTQPPSAGDHPGVPFPTAPPPSPMEHPTIHQGTIKEHFVGREGAPQARDPAAPRAREAVGLSPLPREQLGGAGGGGGRGMGGGGGPAHRDGAGNRGGVLVRTPRADFRPREPFRDPFHSLKRPRPPFGRGGAPFFAPKRPFFPPRY
- the RPRD2 gene encoding regulation of nuclear pre-mRNA domain-containing protein 2 isoform X1, which gives rise to MAAGGGGGGRASSSSSSSAVASSSSSSSSAGALEASLDRKLQAVTNTMESIQGLSSWCLENKRHHSTIVYHWMKWLRRSAFPHRLNLFYLANDVIQNCKRKNAIVFRDAFAEVLPEAASEAASLVKDPSVSKSIERIFKIWEDRNVYPEETILALKEALSTTFKTQKQLKETLNKQPNKPWKKSQTSTNPKAALKSKIVAEFRPQSLIDELLLYKRSEDQIELKEKQLSTMRVDVCSTETLKCLKDKTGGKKFSKEFEEASSKLEEFVNGLDKQVKNGPSLTEALENAGIFYEAQYKEVKVVANAYKTFANRVSNLKKKLDQLKATLPDPEESPVPSPSMDAPSPTGSESPFQGMGEEDNSHSPVAGSRKMISPEPVTDNRDVEDMELSDVEDDSSKIIVEERKEKQAAPVPAPPPTKSENVPKVAPSTATTSVTVTTPPAPAPPAPPKAAASAAPAPPTPALALPNLANVDLAKISSILSSLTSVMKNTGVSPASRPSPGTPTSPTALSSGLKTPGLGAPAAPSNPLANILSKVEITPESILSALSKTQTQTAPALQGLSSLLQSVAGNTVQSSETASQSMAASPANTTIPGGKGRNLPANSQPFVAKTFGFSPNSSTAEVSSTSVNKAPVAHAPGGLSSSAFKPPSNSLGFPTSHPPSPSSLLPTETSLAPSAEISKPKLEAEPPSPSLEMKIHNFLKGNPGFSGLNLNIPILSSLGSTMATESHASDFQRAPTSTSMDNVDGTPVRDERSGTPTQDEMMDKPTSSNVDTISLLSKIMSPGSSTPSSTRSPLQSRDDGYSQELPNSVHTYRAFGLGRDSPAGRYKPPADSMEIPSSLMDSSQEKFYPDTSFQEDEDYRDFDYSGPPPSAMLNLEKKPTKSILKSSKLAEAADYQPVLSSYGQRAQEFGVKSSFPQSMRSILEQGESCDPLASSPGLYGSYGLRGKDSTADGSPSPGKNEVFFTPDSNHNNLAKAVVHSGLSQKQYPDSPHSLPHRSLFNSPNPLSSPAAARASAEKPLGSSISATSTMEFKNMLKNASRKPSEEKHFGQISKTSSGEAGNLLGAAKGDPQPQEEHYHRIETRVSSSCLDLPDSTEEKGAPIETLGYHNASSSSSSSSSSSSRGGGMSGEPIQTVESIRVLGKGNRGHGREANRASGWFEMGGGGGGTFDNGPTGASELPGMGGFPPPPYKEHVVPPPFPESVNNFRTNSFNPAFEHRIPPPPPPPPLAPPPPLEHGTPFPRGDPVGPPPAGPPPAAKDHGGLFPRDHPVPPRMPGVEHPNPFSKDPSAAPLALPHGVPPPPSIEHPGVPFPTPPPPPVPGDHPGVPFPTQPPSAGDHPGVPFPTAPPPSPMEHPTIHQGTIKEHFVGREGAPQARDPAAPRAREAVGLSPLPREQLGGAGGGGGRGMGGGGGPAHRDGAGNRGGVLVRTPRADFRPREPFRDPFHSLKRPRPPFGRGGAPFFAPKRPFFPPRY